CGGTGCTCATTAGCAAGGGCGGCGAAGGTTATGGCGAAGTGCCGTTTAAATTGGAGTCGGACCTGCCGGGTTATGTGCGCATGGACAACCGGTTGATTCGGCGGCTGGCGGGCGACTATTCGCCGAGTCGAGGCGACCTCGTGCTGTCCAAAACCGGTGAGTTGTTAGGCGTGATGGTGACGTCGGATTTGTGCGCGATGGTCGATGAGATTTCGGCGGCGGGCACGATCCGCACCGGTGATACCAGCGGGCAAAATCTGGAAGGATTGCTGGAGCGCATGGAGGCGCTGGCGGAGAGCCGCGATCGTTGATCGGTGATGGGCGAGATGAGCGCAGATGCTGCTGGTGAGAACGGTGGAGTTGTAGGGCCGCCGCTTGCGGCGTGCCGCATGTGCACGGGGGGACGGAGAGGCAGGGGCGGCGCGGCGCGAGCGCCGGCCCTACATAGGAGGTTGTCGTGATGAGGCCTAACATCCTATGGATCGTGACCACGCAATGGCGGGCGCAGGCGCGCGCGGCGATGGGCGATGTGAATGCGCGCACGCCGCACCTCGACGTGTTGGCCTTGGCGGCCGACGGTTGCGACTATCAGCAGGCGACCACGCCGCATCCGTTTGGGCCCTTTGCGCGGGCGGCGATGCTTACAGGCGTAACGTCGCCGGAGAATGGCTTGGCGGATTATTGGGATCCGTTGCCGAGTGGAGCGCGCACGATCGCGCACGACATGAATGAGCGCGGTTATGTTACGGCGTGGTTTGGCAAGTGGCACTTGGCGGAGCGTGATCGCAATGCGCCGCTGGTGGGCGACGCGCATGCGCGTATGATCGTGCCGGATACAGCGCGCGGCGGCTTTGGTTTTTGGGAAGGATTTGAGAGTGGGTTTTTGCTCAATGATCCGTGGTTGCACGGCACGCGTTTGCCGGAGCCGGTGCAGGTGTCGGGGTATCAAAGCGACGTGCTGGGCGAACGGGCGGCGGCATGGTTGGCGGATCGCGAAGCGGCCGAGGCGCCGTGGTTTGCGGCGGTGAGTTTGGAAGCGCCGCATCCGCCGTATGCCGCGCCGGCGGCGGGCGTGAAACCGATGGCGCCGGAGGAGGTGGTGTTGGCGGACAACGTGCCGACAGCGGCGGCGGAGCGGGCGCGACGGGAGTTGGCGGGGTATTACGCGCACATCGAGGCGACGGATCGGGCGATCGGGCGGTTGGTCGCGACGTTGCCGGAGGACGCGATCGTGGTCGTCACTTCGGTGCATGGCGACATGCACGGGGCGCACGGGTTGTTTCGCAAAGGTTGGCCGCACGAAGAGAGTGCGCGGGTGCCCCTGGTGGTGCGCGGGGCGCCGGGGGCACGTGGCGTGAACGATGGGCCGGTGTCGTTGCTCGATCTACCCGCGATGACGCGGGCGTGGGCCGATGGGGAGGCGTGGAGCTGTGCGCGGGAGCGCGCGCCGATTTCGATGCCCTGCGTGGTGCCGTTGGCCGATCAGTGTGACCGGGTGTGGTCGGGGTGGCGGTCGGCGACGGAGAAGCGGGTTTGGGCGGAAGGTGGAGCCGAGTGGGTGCTGGGGGAAGACTGAGAGGCAGGGTGGAGCGGCCGAGACGGCCGCTGCTACACTCCTGATAGTTCAGTCGTAGGCGACGGGGTGGGTGGTGCCGAAGGGGCCGGTGTTGACGAGGAGGTGGGCGGTTTTACGCAGGAGGGCGTGGTCGAGGCCTTCGGGCACCACGGGGGCGGTGGCGCCGTCGATCCAACGGCCGTCGATGACAGTGGTTTTGGGCTTTTGGGGCAGGCCGCGTTCGTGGCGCAGAAGCTGACCGGCGACGAGGTCGACGGCGGCGGCACCGATGCCATGGGCGTCCTGGTAAATGCCGGCGACGGCGCCGTCGTCTTTGGCGAGGTCGAGCGAGCAGTAGGCGATGTCGGTGGGGACGTTGATTTTGGCTTCGGCCAGCCATTCGAGGATGCGCGGTTCGGTGCTGATGATCGCATCGGGTTGGGCCAGCTCGACCCAGGCGAGGAAGCTCTTAGGATCGAGGTCGTAGGGACGATGGAGGAGGGCGTCGTTCCCAATGCCTTCGGCGAAGGTTTCGAGCAGGTATCCGCCGGTCCATTGGTCGGCGACGCGGTGGTCGAGGCGGGCGGCGAGGGCGAGGCCGATGCGGCGGCGACCGGCGGCGTGGAGGCGGGCCACGCAGACGCGGGCGGCGGCGCTGTGGTTGTCGTTGGCGCGATGGAGGCGCGGTTCGGTGAGGGTGTAGGCGATGGTGGCGGCGGCGAAGCGCGGCCATTGCATGGCGAGGGTGCCGGGTTCGTAGAGGGGGGCGATGATCACGCCGTTGATGCCGCGGTTGTAGAGGATTTCGGAGAGGCGGGTCGCGTTGCCGCCGACGTCGCCCAACCAGAAGTGTTCGAGGCGGTAGCCAGCGCGTTCGGCGCGTTCCTCGGCGCCCTCCCAGCAGCGACCCATAAACGGGCCGACGCGCCAACCGTCGCGGCGGTGATCGGAGGTGACCCAGGCGAGGGTGATGCGGTCGGTGGTGGGTTGGCCGGCGCGAATGGCGCTCATCGCTTCGGCGAGGAGCGGATTGGGGCGCCAGCCGAGCTCGTTGGCGATTTTTTGGATGCGTTCGCGAGTGGAGACCGGGATGCGCGGGTGGTTGCGCAGGGCCATGGACACGGCCGCCCGGGAAACGCCGGCGGCTTCGGCGATGGTGCCGAGGGAAGGGGTTTGGGAATGACGACGCATGGGGAAGGGCTGCGAAAACTAGCCGGAGTTTAACGCGTAACAAGCATCGATGTATGTTAACGGGATGCGGGATGCGGGATACGGGATCCGGGATACGGGATCCGGGATCCGGGATCCGGGATGCGGGATGCGGGATGCGCGAGGCGCGGCTCGCGGGGCTTTTCTCGGTATCCGCTGGGGACGGGGATAAAGAGAAAGATAAAGAGGAAAGAGAAAGAGGCTGAGCCGGGGGCTCAGTTTAGGCGGTGGGGAGTTCGCTCTCTTCGGAGTGGGCGGTGAACTGACGGCGAATGACTTCGCTGAGTTCGTGCAGCTTTACGGGCTTGGTGATGTAATCATCCATGCCGGCTTCGAGACACACATCGCGGTCGCCTTGGAGGGCGTTGGCGGTGAGGGCGACGATCTTGGGCTGACGTTCGCGGGGGAACTTGCGGCGTATTTCGCGGGAGGCTTCGAAGCCGTCCATTTCCGGCATCTGCAAGTCCATCAACACCAGATCAAAGTCACGGTCTTCCAAAGCTTGGACGGCTTCGAGGCCGTTGCCGACGCAATCGGCGCGGTAGCCGAGGCGATCGAGGAAGCGCAGGGCGACCTTTTGGTTCACCATGTTGTCCTCGACCAGCAGCACATCGAGAGGGAACTCCTCGGCGAGGATGCGACGTTTGGCCGGGGCTTCGATGGGCGGGAGCGATTGATCGGTGGCGCGGAAGAGGGTGTGGACGCCGCGCAACAGGGTGCTGGTCTTGAGCGGCTTCTTGAGCGAAAGGACGTAGGGTTTGGCGCTAAGCTCGTCGGGCACCGGGCGACCGGGGGTGAGCAGCAACAACGTGGGCAGAGAGCGCCGGTTGATGGCTTGGAGCAGATCCGGGGCGGTCGGTGATTCCAGCACGTCGTCGTCGAGCAGCACGAGGCCCGGGGCTTCGGGAGCGTGGGCGGCGGCGACTGCGGCGGTGGCATCGGTGGCGGGAAGGTAGTCGATCTTCCACTGTTGAAAGAACGTGGAAAGGCGTTGCTGGCCGACCGCGTTGTCCTCGATGCCTAGCACCGGGTGCTTTTTCAAGGAAGTGGGCGCGGCGGGCAGCGCTTCGATGTTGATCGGGTGCGCGGCTTCGGTGCGCAGGGTGAAGATGAAGCGGGAGCCTTCGCCCTGGGTGCTTTCGACGTGAATGTTGCCGCCCATGAGCTGGGTGAGGCGGTGACAGATGGCGAGGCCGAGACCCGTGCCACCGTATTTGCGGGTGGTGGAGGAGTCGATCTGGCTGAAGGGCTTGAAGAGGCGGTTGACCCGTTCCGAGGGGATGCCGATGCCGGTGTCCTGCACCGTGACCTCGAGCATGATGCGGTCCTGACCGCCCGGCACCACCGAAAGGTGTTTGCGGCGCACGGTGATGGTGATGGCGCCGGAGGCGGTGAATTTGACGGCGTTGTTGACGAGGTTGACCAAGACCTGCCGCAGACGGGTGATGTCGCCCATGATCCAGCCGGGGACGTCTTCTTCGACGTGGTAGGCGAGGTCGAGGTGTTTGGCCGCGGCCTGCATGGCGAAGAGGTCGAGGGCCTCCTCGACGCAGGTGGTGAGGTCAAAGGGCAGGTGCTCCAGCTCCATCTTGCCCGACTCGATTTTGGAGAAGTCGAGGATGTCGTTGATGATGGTGAGCAGGGCTTCGCCGGAGGTGCGGATGGTGTTGACGAAGTCGCGTTGCTCGGGGTCGAGCTTGGTGTCCATGAGCAGGCTGGTCATGCCGATGACGCCGTTCATGGGGGTGCGGATTTCGTGGGACATCGAGGCGAGGAACTCGGACTTGGCGCGGGAGGCGTGGTCGGCCTCGGCTTTGGCGCGGCGCAGGGCGTGCTCGGTTTCGACGCGGGTGGTGATGTCGGCGAGGATGGCGATGAAGGTCTCGACCTGGCCCTGCTCGTTGCGGACGGGTTGGACCTCGAGGTGGATGTGGAACTTGCGGCCCGACTTGGAGTAGTTGACGACCTCGGTGGTGACGCCGACGCCTTTGGCCATGGCCACACGAATGTGACGGATGGTGCGGGGCTTGGTATCGGGTCCGGCCATGAAGGTTTCGGGGGTGCGGCCGCGGATCTCGTCGAGTTCGTATTCCATCACCCGGGTGAAGGATTCGTTGATCCACTCCACCGCTCCCATGGGCGAGGTGATGAGCACCATGTTATCGGTG
This portion of the Actomonas aquatica genome encodes:
- a CDS encoding LacI family DNA-binding transcriptional regulator; its protein translation is MRRHSQTPSLGTIAEAAGVSRAAVSMALRNHPRIPVSTRERIQKIANELGWRPNPLLAEAMSAIRAGQPTTDRITLAWVTSDHRRDGWRVGPFMGRCWEGAEERAERAGYRLEHFWLGDVGGNATRLSEILYNRGINGVIIAPLYEPGTLAMQWPRFAAATIAYTLTEPRLHRANDNHSAAARVCVARLHAAGRRRIGLALAARLDHRVADQWTGGYLLETFAEGIGNDALLHRPYDLDPKSFLAWVELAQPDAIISTEPRILEWLAEAKINVPTDIAYCSLDLAKDDGAVAGIYQDAHGIGAAAVDLVAGQLLRHERGLPQKPKTTVIDGRWIDGATAPVVPEGLDHALLRKTAHLLVNTGPFGTTHPVAYD
- a CDS encoding sulfatase-like hydrolase/transferase; the protein is MRPNILWIVTTQWRAQARAAMGDVNARTPHLDVLALAADGCDYQQATTPHPFGPFARAAMLTGVTSPENGLADYWDPLPSGARTIAHDMNERGYVTAWFGKWHLAERDRNAPLVGDAHARMIVPDTARGGFGFWEGFESGFLLNDPWLHGTRLPEPVQVSGYQSDVLGERAAAWLADREAAEAPWFAAVSLEAPHPPYAAPAAGVKPMAPEEVVLADNVPTAAAERARRELAGYYAHIEATDRAIGRLVATLPEDAIVVVTSVHGDMHGAHGLFRKGWPHEESARVPLVVRGAPGARGVNDGPVSLLDLPAMTRAWADGEAWSCARERAPISMPCVVPLADQCDRVWSGWRSATEKRVWAEGGAEWVLGED